In the Methanothermobacter marburgensis str. Marburg genome, CCGGAAAGACCGACTTTGATCTGATGGACAGAGAGGCCGCTGAGGCCTGCCTTGAGTCCGACAGGATTGCCCTGAGGGACGGTGAATCCTACACTGAGGAGGAAGTTAAGGGCAGGGTCTACGGGGTATACAAATTTGGTTTTAAGCTGCCCGATGGTAGAAGGGGTGTCGGTGGCTTTGCAGTTGATATAACACAGAGAAAGGTGTATGAGCGGGACATTGAAACCTCGAGGAACAACTTCTTGGGTATCGTTGAGAACAGCCCGGAGCCCATGGTGATAGTGGATCTGGATGGCAAACTCCTCTACTCAAACCCTGCTGGCAGAAAGTTCTTTGGCTGGCCCCCCGATTACAGGGGTGGGCACATCGGAGTACCCCTCAGGAGGGAGATACCGGAGATCAGGGTCCTTTCTGCTGACGGCCAGGTGCGGGTGGCTGAGATGATGGTGACAGACACTGTCTGGGAGGGCAGAAAATCCCTCCTTATCAGACTCCATGATATAACCAGGCTCCGTGAATATGAGATTTCCCTGAAGAGGTCCCTCAGGGAGAAGGAGGTGATGCTCAGGGAGATACATCACAGGGTCAAAAACAACCTCCAGATAATATCCAGCCTCCTTAACCTCCAGAGATGCTCTATCCAGGATGAGAGGGCTGCCGACGTATTCACCGATAGTGTTAACCGTGTCAAGTCCATGGCCATGATACATGAGAAACTGTACCAGTCAGAGAGCCTTGCTGACCTACCATTCTCAGAGTACATAATTGACCTCGTATCTGAGATAAGGTCAAATTATCCTGAAAAAAGGATATCGGTTAATTACGATATGGAGGACATTCACCTGGATATAAACAGGGCCATACCGGCAGGTTTAATAGTCAACGAGGCCGTCACCAACTCCATGAAGCATGCGTTCAAATCAGGTGAAGGTGAACTCATCATACGCCTATTTTCGAGGGAGGGCATGGTCCATGTGGAGGTTGAGGATGACGGACCCGGTCTTCCAGCGGACTTTGATACAGATACCAGCGGCGGCCTTGGCATGGATCTTATGAGGAACCTTGCATCGCAGCTCGATGGTGAACTCAGAATCAGGGGGGATGATGGCGTGCGGGTGAGCCTTGTTTTCCCGGCACAGAAAAACTGAATGTTAAACTATTGCATTGTCCAAAAACCCAATTAAGTGACGATTTTCCCGGCACAGAAAAACTGAATGTTAAGGAGAGGTAATGTCCTGAAGATCGACGTTGATGTTCACACCAGGACCATCATCTCCTGTGAATGTGACCTCATCCCATGACCATGAGGACGTTGACGTGTACACCAAAAAAACCATTAAATCGGACCTCCCGGTGATCCTCCAGCGGCTGTCAGTGTTGTGGCCGGGATCCCTGATGTCCCTCAATACTGTTTCTTGCCGGCGGACTTCTTCTGGCGAGTGGTTTCATGCCGACCAATTAAAGAGGGGCGGCATATGGTTGTAAGTAAGTCTGTTTTCATCTATCTTTTACCTTCTCCATTAAGAACCTTCAGTGCTGCTTAGCCGGTACCACGTCTCTTATGGTTGTCACCATGCCCTATCATGTGCGTACCTTTCATGGAGGGTTGATCCGTGGACCAGGAACCCCTGACGTCCTGGAATGAAGAGCTGGTCCCGGAAAAATCCCCTTGAAACTCCACAGGGCACTTCACCGAACTATTCCCTGCTCTGGAAAATGATAAATAAGCCGGTTTACATATTAATTAGCCGGTGAGGTGCATGATATTCGAGATAATAAGGTCGGAGGGGCTATCCCATAATTCCTATTTTCTTGCATCTGGTGGCGAGGCTGCTGTTGTGGATCCAAGAAGGGATGTGGACGTGTACCTTGAACTTGCAGAAAAAAACAGCGTGAACATCAGGTACATCTTTGAAACCCACCGCAATGAGGACTACACCATTGGCTCTGTGGAACTGGCGCGGTACGTGGATGCTGAGATACTCCACGGGGCGCATCTGGATTTCGAGTATGGTACGGCTGTGGTTGAGGGTGACACCTTCAGACTGGGGAACCTTGAACTGGAGGTCCTTGAAACACCCGGGCACACCTATGAGAGCATATCGGTGGCTGTGCGTGATACCACCGTCTCAGATGAATGCCTGATGGTCTTCACCGGTGACGTGCTATTCGCTGGTGAAACAGGGCGTGTTGATTTCTTTGGACCCGAAAAAATCCCTGAAACCGCAGGGTTGCTCTATGATAGCATACATGAGAAGATAATCCCCCTGGGAGACCATGTTGTGGTCTGCCCGGCCCATGGAGCAGGTTCGGTCTGCGGGGCGGACATAAGGGACATGGATACAACAACGGTTGGGTATGAGAGGCTCACAAACCCCTACCTGCAGATGGGAAGGGACGAGTTCACTGAACACAAGATTTCCGAGAGACTCTACACACCACCATACTTCCGGAGGATGGAGGAGAACAACCTGAGGGGTGCTCCTGTGGAGAACCCCAACCTTGAAGCCCTCCCTGTCCCTGAATTCAGGGAACTGCTGGCTGAAAGCGCCCAGGTGGTTGATGTCCGGAACCCCACAAGCTTCTCATCTGGCCACATACCCGGAAGTCTGAACATCTGGCAGGACGGATTCGCAGCCTTTGCAGGTTACTTCCTCAACTACGACGACCCTGTACTTGTGGTTGATGATGGGAGGGGTGTTGAATCTGTGAGGAGGTCCCTTATAAGGCTCGGCTATGATAACATGGCAGGTTACCTTGCAGGGGGATTCCCCTCCTGGTACATGGCTGGACTCGAGTTTAATGCCATAAGGTCCATGAGCGTCCATGAACTCAGAGAACTTGAAGGTGACATCTTCCTCCTTGATGTGCGTAAGATCACAGACAGGGAGAGGTTCCATATTGAGGGCTCAGAGCACATCTGGGTGGGGGATCTCCCTGATAACGTTGACATGATCCCCGAGAAGGACGTGGTTATATACTGTGATTCAGGTTACAAGTCAACGATAGCTGCCAGCATACTTGAGAGTCATGGTTTCAGCACCACAACTGTACTTGGGGGTATCGGCGCATGGCTGAGGGCAGGTTACCCTGTGGTGGAGGTGTGAGTAATGACTATGGTCAAGATCCCCCTCATGAGCAGGGAGGAATACGATGAGTTCATAAGGGACAACTTCATGAGCAGGATAGCCTTCAACGGTGACTATCCATACATAGCCCCCTTCCTCTATGTATTCGATGGGGAACACATCTACTTCCTCTCAACAAGGTACGGGAGGAAGATAGAGCTCCTCAAGAAAAACCCCTATGTCGCAGTGGAGATAGAACACTACGAGGATGATCTATCAGATTATCGCTTCGTTACACTGCAGGGGCAGATAGTCGAGGAGAAGGACCCCTCAACAAGGAAGAGGGTTAAGAGGATGTTTGCTGACCTCATAGAGAAGCACGGCTTATCAAGGAACATCCTGAAGGCCTTTGGTCATTCGCCTGAGGATCCTCTGACATGCCTTGTGGAGATGGACCGTTCCTATGTATGGAAACTGGTGGATGTGGTTGATATTGTGGGCATAAAAAGCGGTGAGTAGAGGTAAATGAGTGTAAGTGGTTCCAGGTGTTTGGCCACCTGGAACAGGTTAGGGGGGTTAAATGTAGAAAAAGTTTAGGGTGTTGAAGGAGTTAAATGAAGGTTGGGGGGATGAACATCTACTCCTTCACCTACCCTGCTACTCATTCTTCTTCACATAGACTAAAGGTTTTTTGTGAATAATTTCACCCATCTCATATTTTTTGTGACATCTAAATTACCATGGCAGCCATCCCTGTTACGGTGCCGCTTCCAGCAGCAAATGCCAGGAACGTCACCGCCATCCCTGCCTTTATGAGTCCTGAAACACGTGAGGCAGTTTCCCTATCCTGGACTTTGAGTATCATGAAGGCTGCCCTCAGGAAGAAAAGCACTGCAACTGCAAGGACAGGGATATAAAGGATTGAAAATATCCCAATAATGTAAAGGCTTGGGCTTGTGAGGCTAGCGGATAACATGAAGGCAGCCGCAAGGATCCCTGAAACCCTCATGCCATGTGTTATGGGGAGAGTGGTTGCACCCTCAACCTGGTCCCCCTCCACGTCCTCCATGTCCTTGACTATCTCCCTCGCCATGGTCATTAGGAAGGCATAGATTCCAAGGTAAATGGAGGCAGAGAGCTCACCGACAACTATGCCACCAAATACGAAGCTCATCCCTGTTAGAAAGGATATGGTTATGTTGCCAACAAGGCACCTCTTCTTGAGGCTCCGGGCATAGTACACCATGAGCAGGGAACTTGAAGCCACCACAAGACCGGGCAGGGGGCCAAGGTAGAACCCCAGTGCTGACGCTAAAACAAAAAGTAAGGCCGAATAGGTCCCTGCAGCCCTTCTTGTGATCCTCCCTGATGGTATGGGGCGTGATGGCCTGTTGATTCTATCAATTTCATGGTCAAAGTAGTCATTTATCACATTACCTGCACCTGTGGCCGTGAAAACAATGATGCAGGCAATAAGAACATCAACATCAAACCTGCCGGCAATGAGGGCCATGAGTATAACGGTTATTACCGCCATGACAGCGTTTACTGGTCTCAGTATCTCAATGTAAGGGTTCATGCGAAAACCTCCATCAGCTCTACACCTACCCATAAAAGTCCAGCATACCTGAATTACTCGCAGCTTTTAAATATATCAATCATGATAAATCAAAAGCCACTTATACCTTGAGTTACTCCATAATTCCTATGAGCGGCAGTGACATTCTTGGACTTCTGATGGTATATCTGTATGTTGCGGTTTTACTGATTGTATCCGAGAGGCTCCTTGGTGATAGACCAAACCTGAGCCGGAAGTTTGTACATATAATGGTTGGTAACATCCTATTTATATTACCCCTCTTTGATAGCCGGCTGGTTATAACATTCCTGGCGGCGGCACCATTCATACCCCTCACATTCCTCATAAGCCCCTACTCACCACTGAAGATAAAGCACAGGGCTTCCTCCTATGGCCATGGCCTCGGCCTCGTCTACTACTCCGTATCCTGGACCGTGCTGGCCTACCTATTCTTCAACACCCCCTGGGTCACGGGTATAGGAATAGCCGCCATGTCCTATGGTGACGGCCTTGCAAGCCTTATAGGTGAGAGGTTCGGCAGGACAACATTCAGTGTACTGGGGGACAGGAAGAGCCTGGAGGGTTCCCTTGGGATGTTCCTCACCCTCATGGTGACGCTGCCCGTGGTCCTAATCTACTACTCACAGAACATTACCCCGGTTATCATACTGGGGGTCGCCCTGGTATCAACGGTACTGGAGGCCCTCACCCCCCGGGGCCTTGACAACCTGACAGCATGCTTCGGGGCAGTTGCAGCCTACATAATCCTCGGGGGAATGTCTGTTTGAGGTTCATAGTCATAGATGGCCTTGACGGGGCAGGGAAGGACACCCACGCCGAACTCATAAGAAGGAGGTACCTTGAGCGTGGTGAGCGCGTAATATTCAGGTCCCACCCTGAGGAGGATAACCCCTACGGTAAAAGGGCCAGGAAGGCCCTCCTCATTGGGGGAAGGATTAACCACATCAGGGCCGCAGTTTTCTATGCGCTTGACGTCATAAGGTCCCTCTGGCTCTACCACTGGCGCTCCAACCCCGGCCCCGACACCCTCATATTCTCAAGGTACCTCATGGGTGTGGCCTACCTTCCGGGGCCGCTGGCATCAATAATGTACCGCCTGCTCTCAGGGGTCCTCCCCACCACCAAGTACATGTTCTTCCTCGACGTATCACCTGAGGAATCCCTGAGAAGGTTAATGGAGAGGGATGAACATGAGATGTTCGAGAACCTGGAGGACCTCACAAGGACAAGGCAAAAGGCCCTCAGGCTTGCCAGTGACTGGTACATAATAAACACAGAGGACTCCATAGCTGATGTGCAGCGAAGGATAGACGAGATACTTGACCTCCTGGATGGTGATGCTTCTGAAAATTATCTGCCTTGTTGAGGACACCCCAAAGGATCCCCTGATGGGTGAACATGGCCTCTCACTGTACATCGAGTCTGACATCAGGATACTCTTTGATATGGGGCAGAGCAGACTCTTTGCAGAGAATGCCAGAAGACTGGGCGTTGACCTCAGGGATGTGGATGTGGCAGTTATATCACACGGCCACTATGACCATGGGGGTGGACTAAGGTATTTCCTCGAAATCAATGACTCTGCAGATGTCCTCCTGGGGGAGGGGGCATTTACACCACGCTATGCCGTTAATGGTGGCTGGAGGTTCATAGGCCTAGAGGAAATCCACGACGACAGGATAAAGTTCATCTCTAAAACTGAGAGTTTTCCAGGTTTCACGGTGATCCGGGACTTTAGAGATCTTTTCGAGAAACCCGCTGGTAACAGGGCTCTCTTTGAATGTTTAAATGGCGAACCTGTTCCTGACAGCTTTTCCGATGAACTGGCCATTGTCATTGAAGATGAGGGTCATCTTAACCTAATAACGGGTTGCTCCCACAACGGCATACTCAACATTGTCAGTAAGGCCTATGACATCTTTCATAAACCCGTGGATCTTCTTGTGGGTGGTTTCCACCTTGAGGGACCCTCAGAGGGGGTTGCATCCAGGCTTGGAGAATTTGTTAGAGGTCCAGTCTACACTGGTCACTGCACATCAGAGGAGGCACGGCTCAGTCTTGCTGAGGGTCCAGTTAATGTCAATCCACTCCAGACAGGGACGGAAATCATCACATGAGAGATCTTATTAAAGGAGACGTGCAGATATAATACCATGAAGCGGGCCATCATCCTCATCATACTCTTAATACTCATTCAGGGCGCATATGCACACCAGCCCCGCCTTGTGAGTGATGATGAGGTTACAGTCAAGAACCCAGAGGTGTCACAGGCATTCTATGGTGAACTTGAGGGGGAACCCGTCTACTTCAGGGTTGATTCAGGGAGCCCCTTTAGACTGTATGTTAATATTCTGGTTCCGCTCTCACCTGATGCAGAGGCCGTCTCTGTGGATATAATAAAGGATGGTAAGGTTATAGGGACACTTGATGGTAACCTGAGTTCCTGGAGCCCCTACTTCGAGGAGTTTGGTGGTGACAGTTACTTTAAGGGCCCTGAATTCAACAGGACCGTTGGGGCGGGCACATACTACCTCAGGGTGAGTAATCAGAATAACAGGGGGAGTTACGTCCTTGCCATTGGGGAGGAGGAATCCTTCCCGCCGGATGAGGCCCTGAACGCCATTTTCCTTCTCCCCATCCTGAAGTCAGAGGTGTTCGGTGTTCCCGTACTCCTCAATCTCCTCCAGTTTCTGGGCATGGCCATGGGGATGGGGTCATTCATTGTGCTTCTCCTCCTCTCATGGCGCGGTTACCTTTCAGAGAACGAACACAGGGACATCAGATGGATTCTATGGGCAGGAATTCTTTTAATCGTTACAGGGTGGATACCCACCCACCTCAGAAACCCGCTAAATATAATGGGAAACCTCATTAACCTTTCACTAATTTTAATCGTTATACTTACCTGGAGGTTTGATAGGGGGCTTCCAGAACACAGTAAGTTCAGGGAAAGTGTCCTCCTTGCCTCATGGATAATCCTGATTATTCTAAAGGCCTCAATCGTGAATTGGTGATTCCCACCAGAAAAGGGGCGAAACATTTAATAGTTTAATATGCAAATCTTAAAAAGTAAGTTGATCAATTTATAGCCTTGATTTTATGATTATCACAAATCTCTGAAAGGTGTTTCAATTGGATAAGATAAAGATTGCAATAGTCGGTGTGGGAAACTGTGCCAGCTCCCTGATTCAGGGGATATACTATTACCGTAACAAGGATGCCCGTGATTCAATAGGACTCATGCACTGGGATATTGGGGGTTACAGGCCAGGGGACATTGAGGTTGTGGCGGCCTTCGATGTGGATAAAAGAAAGGTCGGGAAAGACGTGAGTGAGGCCATATTTGCACCCCCAAACTGCACGACTGTATTCTGTGATGATATACCCGAGATGGGTGTTGAGGTATCCATGGGGCACGTCCTTGATGGTGTGGCGCCCCACATGAAGAATTACCCTGAAGATCAGACCTTCGTTGTGGCAGACGCCGAACCCGTTGATGTTGTGGAGGTCCTCAGGGAAAGCGGGGCTGAGATACTACTCAACTATCTACCCGTGGGATCAGAGGAGGCTGCAAGGTTCTATGCTGACTGCGCCCTCGAGGCCGGGGTCGCCTACATAAACAACATGCCTGTCTTCATAGCCAGTGACCCTAAATGGGCCGCCAGATTTGAGGACAGAGGGATACCAATTGTTGGTGATGATATAAAGGCCCAGCTTGGAGCCACCATAACCCACAGAACCCTCGCAAATCTCTTCAAAAAGAGGGGTGTCAGGCTTGATCGGACCTACCAGATAAACACCGGTGGGAACACGGACTTCCTCAACATGCTCAACCGTGACAGGCTTGACTCAAAGAAGGAATCCAAGACTGAAGCAGTTCAGTCAATACTGGGTGAGGAACGGCTGGATGAGGAGAACATCCACATAGGCCCCAGCGACTACATACCCTGGCAGAAGGACAATAAGATCTGCTTCCTCAGGATGGAGGGCAGGCTCTTCGGGGATGTACCCATGAACCTTGAGCTGAGGCTGAGTGTTGAGGACTCACCCAACTCTGCTGGATGCGTCATCGACGCCATAAGGTGCTGCAAACTCGCCATTGACCGTGGCGTGGGCGGAACACTTACATCAATATCAGCCTATACCATGAAACATCCGCCGGTGCAGTACACAGATGATGTTGCCGCCGGTATGGTGGATGAGTTCATTGAGGGTAAAAGAGAGAGATAACCCAATAATCTCAATTTCTGGATGGATCCAGAAAAAATCCTCAATCAAACTATTTTTATAAAAGGTTTATAAAAAGGAGTTATCTGGCTGAGGATCAGTCCTCCTCAACCTCTATGCACTCATTTGGGCATACGTCCATGCATACCTCACATTCATTGCACTCCTCAGGGTGCTGGACCTTGAGTTTACCGTCAACTATTATGAGTACCTCCATCGGGCATACATCGACACATTCTCCGCATGCATCACATTCATCATAATCTATGATTATCTTTGCCATTTTGATTCTCCCTTAATATTTGTTGTAAATTTAATGGTTAGGATTAGTATCTCATTCCTTATAACCATTTCAGCCATTGGGATAAATTTATAGAGAATTAATACATCTGCGGTGTATTTAAGGAAGTTCCTACTATGTATATAAAGGATTAAATGATCTCATGAGAGGGTCACGATGAAAGGGATAAAGGTCGTTGAAACAGCATTCAGGGATGCGCACCAGTCACTTCTTGCAACTCGTCTCCGGACAAGGGACATGATACCCATCGCAGAGGAGATGGACAGGGCTGGTTTCTTCTCACTGGAGGCGTGGGGAGGCGCAACCTTCGATACCTGCATACGTTACCTGAACGAGGATCCATGGGAGAGGCTGCAGAGACTCAAGGAGCACATAAGAAGGACTCCGATACAGATGCTCCTTCGCGGTCAGAACCTGGTGGGTTACAAGCACTACCCCGATGACATCGTAAGGAAGTTCATTGAGAAGTCATATGAAAACGGCGTTGATGTGTTCAGGATATTCGACGCCCTTAATGACCTCAGGAACATGGAGTACGCCATAAAGGTTGCCAGGGAACAGGGCGCCCATGTCCAGGGGGTTATCTGCTACACCATAAGTCCCTACCATACACTTGAAAGTTACGTGGACTTTGCAAGGGAACTGGAGGCCCTTGAATGTGACTCGGTTGCCATTAAGGATATGGCTGGTTTAATTTCACCCCACGATGCCTACGAACTTGTAAGCACCCTTAAAGAGGAAACAGACCTCATGGTAAATCTTCACTGCCACTGCACAAGCGGTATGACACCCATGAGTTACTATGCGGCCTGTGAGGCGGGGGTTGATATCCTTGACACCGCAATATCCCCCCTATCATGGGGTGCATCACAGCCTCCAACCGAGAGCCTCGTTGCTGCCCTCAGGGACACCCCCTATGATACCG is a window encoding:
- a CDS encoding MEDS domain-containing protein — its product is MENAIRRINDLIDERREEDTLSLIRGMEAGDHICIIYDDEAEWRRIIVPFIIEGLRRDERCIYIASQRTCETIREELGRKIPVSMFEAGGSLRIMNETEAYTEGGFFDPERMLDLLESETENAVAEGFTGLRVTGEMSWVLRGLPGSERLIEYEARLNNFFPGSDCLAICQYHRQLFSPDVIRGVLLTHPIVVWNSGVYRNPYYISPELILSGEECEREVDNWLENIKRENELLRSLENIKKLYDEFINHSPWIVFLKDFRSRYVIANSRFSELVGTEDITGKTDFDLMDREAAEACLESDRIALRDGESYTEEEVKGRVYGVYKFGFKLPDGRRGVGGFAVDITQRKVYERDIETSRNNFLGIVENSPEPMVIVDLDGKLLYSNPAGRKFFGWPPDYRGGHIGVPLRREIPEIRVLSADGQVRVAEMMVTDTVWEGRKSLLIRLHDITRLREYEISLKRSLREKEVMLREIHHRVKNNLQIISSLLNLQRCSIQDERAADVFTDSVNRVKSMAMIHEKLYQSESLADLPFSEYIIDLVSEIRSNYPEKRISVNYDMEDIHLDINRAIPAGLIVNEAVTNSMKHAFKSGEGELIIRLFSREGMVHVEVEDDGPGLPADFDTDTSGGLGMDLMRNLASQLDGELRIRGDDGVRVSLVFPAQKN
- a CDS encoding MBL fold metallo-hydrolase; this encodes MIFEIIRSEGLSHNSYFLASGGEAAVVDPRRDVDVYLELAEKNSVNIRYIFETHRNEDYTIGSVELARYVDAEILHGAHLDFEYGTAVVEGDTFRLGNLELEVLETPGHTYESISVAVRDTTVSDECLMVFTGDVLFAGETGRVDFFGPEKIPETAGLLYDSIHEKIIPLGDHVVVCPAHGAGSVCGADIRDMDTTTVGYERLTNPYLQMGRDEFTEHKISERLYTPPYFRRMEENNLRGAPVENPNLEALPVPEFRELLAESAQVVDVRNPTSFSSGHIPGSLNIWQDGFAAFAGYFLNYDDPVLVVDDGRGVESVRRSLIRLGYDNMAGYLAGGFPSWYMAGLEFNAIRSMSVHELRELEGDIFLLDVRKITDRERFHIEGSEHIWVGDLPDNVDMIPEKDVVIYCDSGYKSTIAASILESHGFSTTTVLGGIGAWLRAGYPVVEV
- a CDS encoding pyridoxamine 5'-phosphate oxidase family protein, producing MTMVKIPLMSREEYDEFIRDNFMSRIAFNGDYPYIAPFLYVFDGEHIYFLSTRYGRKIELLKKNPYVAVEIEHYEDDLSDYRFVTLQGQIVEEKDPSTRKRVKRMFADLIEKHGLSRNILKAFGHSPEDPLTCLVEMDRSYVWKLVDVVDIVGIKSGE
- a CDS encoding UbiA family prenyltransferase; this translates as MNPYIEILRPVNAVMAVITVILMALIAGRFDVDVLIACIIVFTATGAGNVINDYFDHEIDRINRPSRPIPSGRITRRAAGTYSALLFVLASALGFYLGPLPGLVVASSSLLMVYYARSLKKRCLVGNITISFLTGMSFVFGGIVVGELSASIYLGIYAFLMTMAREIVKDMEDVEGDQVEGATTLPITHGMRVSGILAAAFMLSASLTSPSLYIIGIFSILYIPVLAVAVLFFLRAAFMILKVQDRETASRVSGLIKAGMAVTFLAFAAGSGTVTGMAAMVI
- a CDS encoding diacylglycerol/polyprenol kinase family protein produces the protein MSYSIIPMSGSDILGLLMVYLYVAVLLIVSERLLGDRPNLSRKFVHIMVGNILFILPLFDSRLVITFLAAAPFIPLTFLISPYSPLKIKHRASSYGHGLGLVYYSVSWTVLAYLFFNTPWVTGIGIAAMSYGDGLASLIGERFGRTTFSVLGDRKSLEGSLGMFLTLMVTLPVVLIYYSQNITPVIILGVALVSTVLEALTPRGLDNLTACFGAVAAYIILGGMSV
- a CDS encoding nucleoside/nucleotide kinase family protein; its protein translation is MRFIVIDGLDGAGKDTHAELIRRRYLERGERVIFRSHPEEDNPYGKRARKALLIGGRINHIRAAVFYALDVIRSLWLYHWRSNPGPDTLIFSRYLMGVAYLPGPLASIMYRLLSGVLPTTKYMFFLDVSPEESLRRLMERDEHEMFENLEDLTRTRQKALRLASDWYIINTEDSIADVQRRIDEILDLLDGDASENYLPC
- a CDS encoding MBL fold metallo-hydrolase, translating into MLLKIICLVEDTPKDPLMGEHGLSLYIESDIRILFDMGQSRLFAENARRLGVDLRDVDVAVISHGHYDHGGGLRYFLEINDSADVLLGEGAFTPRYAVNGGWRFIGLEEIHDDRIKFISKTESFPGFTVIRDFRDLFEKPAGNRALFECLNGEPVPDSFSDELAIVIEDEGHLNLITGCSHNGILNIVSKAYDIFHKPVDLLVGGFHLEGPSEGVASRLGEFVRGPVYTGHCTSEEARLSLAEGPVNVNPLQTGTEIIT
- a CDS encoding inositol-3-phosphate synthase, with translation MDKIKIAIVGVGNCASSLIQGIYYYRNKDARDSIGLMHWDIGGYRPGDIEVVAAFDVDKRKVGKDVSEAIFAPPNCTTVFCDDIPEMGVEVSMGHVLDGVAPHMKNYPEDQTFVVADAEPVDVVEVLRESGAEILLNYLPVGSEEAARFYADCALEAGVAYINNMPVFIASDPKWAARFEDRGIPIVGDDIKAQLGATITHRTLANLFKKRGVRLDRTYQINTGGNTDFLNMLNRDRLDSKKESKTEAVQSILGEERLDEENIHIGPSDYIPWQKDNKICFLRMEGRLFGDVPMNLELRLSVEDSPNSAGCVIDAIRCCKLAIDRGVGGTLTSISAYTMKHPPVQYTDDVAAGMVDEFIEGKRER
- a CDS encoding ATP-binding protein, whose amino-acid sequence is MAKIIIDYDECDACGECVDVCPMEVLIIVDGKLKVQHPEECNECEVCMDVCPNECIEVEED